In Thermodesulfobacteriota bacterium, one DNA window encodes the following:
- a CDS encoding peptidylprolyl isomerase, which produces MKAKRRLLSAGIAAAMLLCGAPAYPRIIDGVVALVNDEPITFSEVREEVAGGLGVPLGDADAYLREERDTAAVLRWINALVEAALVRKELAKKGSAVADAEVDKAIGSVRKANNVDEAQFIEILAREGLTPAAYRNRIRWQLERGAIVRALKHREVTVTEDEVRAYYRENAERFARGGQVRLETMLFPIPEGESAEEAVVRARFAAQQALASLPPGRPLADGIGVARAAFPAVELFAGDFLPEEDLLPEMRREIARLRSGERSGPFPGEHGVYIVRVVERRGGTPREFREVMDILAEEMTDRRSEKAYADIIEELKRSASIDVRL; this is translated from the coding sequence GTGAAGGCGAAGAGGAGGTTATTGTCGGCGGGGATCGCGGCCGCGATGCTGTTGTGCGGCGCACCGGCATATCCCCGCATCATCGACGGCGTCGTCGCCCTGGTGAACGACGAGCCGATCACCTTTTCCGAGGTGCGGGAGGAAGTGGCCGGCGGGCTGGGAGTGCCGTTGGGCGACGCGGACGCCTATCTGCGCGAGGAGCGCGACACCGCCGCGGTGCTGCGGTGGATCAACGCCCTGGTCGAGGCGGCCCTGGTGCGGAAGGAGCTGGCGAAGAAGGGGAGCGCGGTCGCGGACGCGGAGGTCGACAAGGCGATCGGATCGGTCCGGAAGGCCAACAACGTGGACGAGGCGCAGTTCATCGAGATCCTTGCGCGGGAAGGGCTCACCCCCGCCGCGTACAGGAACCGGATCCGCTGGCAGCTGGAGCGCGGGGCGATCGTCAGGGCGCTGAAGCACAGGGAAGTCACAGTGACCGAGGACGAGGTCCGGGCGTATTACCGGGAGAACGCGGAGCGGTTCGCCCGGGGCGGCCAGGTCCGGCTGGAGACGATGCTCTTCCCCATCCCCGAGGGGGAATCGGCGGAGGAAGCCGTCGTCCGCGCACGGTTCGCGGCGCAGCAGGCGCTGGCCTCCCTCCCGCCGGGGCGGCCGCTCGCGGACGGCATCGGCGTCGCCCGCGCCGCGTTTCCGGCGGTCGAGCTGTTCGCAGGCGATTTCCTCCCGGAGGAGGACCTGCTCCCCGAGATGCGCCGGGAGATCGCCCGGCTGCGCTCCGGGGAGCGTTCCGGGCCGTTCCCCGGCGAGCACGGGGTGTACATCGTCCGGGTCGTAGAGCGGCGGGGAGGGACGCCGAGGGAGTTCCGGGAGGTGATGGACATCCTCGCGGAGGAAATGACGGACCGCCGCAGCGAGAAGGCGTACGCCGACATCATCGAGGAGCTCAAGCGGTCGGCGTCCATCGACGTCCGGCTCTGA
- the pdxA gene encoding 4-hydroxythreonine-4-phosphate dehydrogenase PdxA: protein MLPRIAITMGDPAGIGPEIVAAAHAQGEIFSRCRPVVYGDPAILRRAISVTGVSLSVAGEEEPGPGRIAVAARSALVPEEVPFGRPSLPGSLAMAEYIRSATWDVLSGKAAAVVTCPVTKEGLKAAGVPFPGHTEFLAHLCGGAEVVMMLAGDRLRVALVTIHVSLRRALEMLSPALVEKTLRITDAFFRNRMGIPSPRIAVAAVNPHAGEGGMFGDEETRLVAPAIDACRAAGIDASGPYPPDTVFYRAYRGAFDVVVAMTHDHGLIPLKMVHFEDGVNVTMGLPIVRTSVDHGTAYDIAGKGTASPASLLAAVRMAAGMAR, encoded by the coding sequence ATGCTTCCGAGAATCGCCATCACGATGGGGGACCCGGCGGGGATCGGTCCCGAGATCGTCGCCGCGGCCCACGCGCAGGGAGAGATCTTCTCCCGCTGCCGCCCGGTCGTGTACGGCGATCCCGCGATCCTTCGGCGCGCGATATCCGTAACGGGAGTTTCCCTTTCGGTCGCGGGAGAGGAGGAACCGGGCCCCGGCCGGATCGCCGTGGCCGCCCGCTCCGCCCTCGTCCCGGAGGAGGTCCCCTTCGGGCGACCGTCCCTTCCCGGCTCCCTCGCCATGGCGGAGTACATCCGCTCCGCGACGTGGGACGTCCTGTCGGGGAAAGCCGCGGCGGTCGTCACCTGCCCCGTGACGAAGGAGGGGCTGAAGGCCGCCGGCGTCCCCTTCCCCGGGCACACGGAGTTCCTGGCGCATCTCTGCGGCGGCGCGGAGGTGGTGATGATGCTGGCAGGCGACCGCCTCCGGGTGGCCCTCGTCACGATCCACGTTTCGCTGCGCCGCGCCCTCGAGATGCTTTCCCCCGCCCTCGTCGAAAAGACGCTGCGGATCACCGACGCCTTCTTCCGGAATCGCATGGGGATCCCGTCTCCACGGATCGCCGTCGCGGCCGTCAACCCCCACGCGGGGGAGGGGGGCATGTTCGGGGACGAGGAGACCCGGCTGGTGGCGCCCGCGATCGACGCCTGCCGCGCGGCGGGGATCGACGCCTCCGGCCCGTACCCGCCGGACACCGTCTTCTACAGGGCATACCGCGGCGCGTTCGACGTGGTCGTCGCCATGACGCACGACCACGGGCTGATCCCGCTGAAGATGGTCCATTTCGAGGACGGGGTGAACGTGACGATGGGGCTCCCGATCGTGCGCACCTCCGTGGACCACGGCACGG